One window of the Archangium primigenium genome contains the following:
- a CDS encoding ricin-type beta-trefoil lectin domain protein, with amino-acid sequence MNRMFRTFSTLTALCTGVVGMSALASPVPAAVPLSVPETAPEVLAAMQRDLGLTPEQSLRRMAVETLAAHTEKRLAAELGDTFAGAWMNEEGTALIVAVTDEAGMPQVLRAGAEPKLVPRTLAQLNRVQSALDQRATRAPRGVGGWYVDVKTNTVVVFAEDPSLAKAFIADSGLGEEASVRVEHAAGEPRTVYDIRGGDAYGTGNARCSIGFSVNGGFVTAGHCGGVGTATNGSGVAQGTVRGSTFPTNDWAWVQTNGSWVSTPYVYNYSNGLVPVHGSNEAAVGASLCRSGSTTGWRCGVLEAKNITVNYSNGPVYGMTQTTACAEPGDSGGSFIAGNQAQGVTSGTTGNCGNSATRSFYQPLNPILSQFGLALTTTSGGGSTGGKAIKSRLNNKCIDIPNSNTNDGTQLQMWDCNGTGAQSWQWYSDGSVRALGKCMDVAWGAVTNGAIIQIANCSGNPAQKFILSGAGDLVNPQANKCVDIVNINSSSGAKLHQWECNGANNQKWYQ; translated from the coding sequence ATGAACCGCATGTTCCGCACGTTCTCCACCCTGACGGCGCTGTGCACCGGCGTCGTGGGGATGTCCGCCCTGGCCTCCCCCGTGCCCGCCGCCGTTCCCCTGTCCGTGCCGGAGACCGCTCCGGAGGTGCTCGCCGCGATGCAGCGCGACCTGGGGCTCACCCCCGAGCAGTCCCTGCGCCGCATGGCGGTGGAGACGCTCGCGGCGCACACCGAGAAGCGCCTGGCGGCGGAGCTGGGCGACACGTTCGCCGGCGCGTGGATGAACGAGGAGGGCACGGCCCTCATCGTGGCCGTCACCGACGAGGCGGGCATGCCCCAGGTGCTGCGCGCGGGCGCCGAGCCCAAGCTCGTGCCGCGCACCCTGGCCCAGCTCAACCGGGTGCAGTCGGCCCTGGATCAGCGCGCCACGCGCGCCCCCCGCGGCGTGGGCGGCTGGTACGTGGACGTGAAGACCAACACCGTGGTCGTCTTCGCCGAGGACCCGTCGCTCGCCAAGGCGTTCATCGCCGACAGCGGCCTGGGCGAGGAGGCCTCGGTGCGCGTGGAGCACGCCGCGGGCGAGCCCCGGACGGTGTACGACATCCGCGGGGGTGACGCGTACGGCACGGGCAACGCGCGCTGCTCCATCGGCTTCTCGGTGAATGGCGGCTTCGTGACCGCGGGCCACTGCGGCGGCGTGGGCACGGCCACCAACGGCAGCGGCGTGGCCCAGGGCACCGTGCGCGGCTCCACCTTCCCGACCAACGACTGGGCCTGGGTGCAGACCAACGGCTCGTGGGTCTCCACGCCCTACGTGTACAACTACTCCAACGGCCTGGTGCCCGTGCACGGCTCCAACGAGGCCGCGGTGGGCGCGAGCCTCTGCCGCTCGGGCTCCACGACGGGCTGGCGCTGTGGCGTGCTCGAGGCCAAGAACATCACGGTGAACTACTCCAACGGCCCCGTCTACGGCATGACCCAGACGACGGCCTGCGCCGAGCCGGGTGACTCCGGTGGCTCGTTCATCGCCGGCAACCAGGCCCAGGGCGTCACCTCGGGCACCACGGGCAACTGCGGCAACTCGGCCACGCGCTCGTTCTACCAGCCCCTCAACCCCATCCTGAGCCAGTTCGGCCTGGCGCTCACCACCACGAGCGGTGGCGGCAGCACGGGCGGCAAGGCGATCAAGTCGCGGCTGAACAACAAGTGCATCGACATCCCGAACTCGAACACGAACGACGGCACGCAGCTGCAGATGTGGGACTGCAACGGCACGGGCGCGCAGAGCTGGCAGTGGTACTCGGATGGTTCGGTCCGCGCGCTGGGCAAGTGCATGGACGTGGCCTGGGGCGCGGTCACCAACGGCGCCATCATCCAGATCGCCAACTGCAGCGGCAACCCGGCCCAGAAGTTCATCCTCAGCGGCGCGGGGGACCTGGTGAACCCCCAGGCCAACAAGTGCGTGGACATCGTGAACATCAACAGCAGCAGCGGCGCCAAGCTCCACCAGTGGGAGTGCAACGGGGCCAACAACCAGAAGTGGTACCAGTAG
- a CDS encoding AAA family ATPase yields the protein MLEKIHIQNFKSILDYTLELGRINVLIGENGAGKTNILEAFATASAASDGSLEIEELYTRGVRIAKPSITISSFLQKKSAQAIALTLTSAPKAPNNDEEAPWLKLTLHPDASNIDSGWQVDTASAKGPISNLSNKQAFIGELLSNLRDMRRTHSDASMLQFLDNAVNHRSNLSLQQQQLKSFCIYNLNPLALRGIQNTSRRLPLGINGENLDVFLEELTQAQRRELVRYSKFIPWFDNLLIDTQDELKFKGHKLGRSTSRLYFRDRFMKKGNNVFSAENANEGILHILFYLALFLSDKTPSIFAIDNIETALNPQLCRELMKSLAAMAKAHDKQVLITTHNPAILDGLDLHDDDQRLVVIRRNDQGHTEGKRIKLKPKTKDESQYKLSELWMRGHLGGIPNAF from the coding sequence ATGCTCGAGAAGATCCACATCCAGAATTTCAAGTCGATCCTCGACTACACGCTCGAACTCGGGCGGATCAATGTCCTCATCGGCGAGAATGGCGCGGGCAAGACCAACATCCTCGAGGCTTTCGCCACGGCGAGCGCGGCTTCGGATGGCTCACTCGAAATCGAGGAACTCTATACGAGAGGCGTTCGGATCGCCAAGCCATCCATCACGATCAGCTCCTTTCTCCAAAAGAAATCCGCTCAAGCCATCGCGTTGACGCTCACCTCCGCACCGAAGGCCCCCAACAACGACGAAGAGGCCCCCTGGCTCAAGCTCACGCTTCATCCTGATGCCAGCAATATTGACTCTGGATGGCAGGTCGACACCGCCTCCGCCAAGGGGCCAATTTCAAATCTCTCGAATAAGCAAGCGTTCATCGGGGAGCTTCTATCCAATCTGCGCGACATGCGCAGAACCCATAGTGATGCTTCCATGCTGCAGTTTCTAGATAACGCAGTTAATCACCGAAGCAATCTCAGCCTCCAGCAGCAGCAATTAAAGAGTTTCTGCATCTACAATCTCAACCCCTTGGCGCTACGTGGCATCCAGAATACCAGTCGCAGGCTGCCGCTCGGCATCAACGGTGAAAACCTCGACGTCTTCCTTGAGGAACTGACCCAGGCCCAGCGCCGCGAACTCGTGCGCTACAGCAAGTTCATCCCCTGGTTCGACAATCTCCTCATCGACACGCAGGACGAACTGAAATTCAAGGGACATAAACTCGGGCGAAGCACCTCCCGGCTCTACTTCCGGGACCGATTCATGAAGAAAGGCAACAACGTGTTCTCGGCGGAGAACGCGAACGAGGGCATCCTCCACATCCTCTTCTACCTGGCCTTGTTCCTGAGCGACAAGACTCCATCCATCTTCGCCATCGACAACATCGAGACCGCGCTCAACCCACAGCTTTGCCGGGAGTTGATGAAGTCCCTCGCGGCCATGGCCAAGGCCCACGACAAGCAGGTGCTCATCACCACGCACAATCCGGCCATCTTGGATGGGCTCGACCTGCACGACGACGACCAGCGGCTTGTCGTCATTCGCCGCAACGACCAGGGACACACCGAAGGGAAACGAATCAAGCTCAAGCCCAAGACCAAGGACGAATCTCAGTACAAGCTCTCGGAATTGTGGATGCGTGGACACCTCGGCGGTATTCCCAACGCGTTTTGA
- a CDS encoding peroxiredoxin: MLTATLVAGFLAGATPQAGEVAPDFTVQDTSGKSHSLSEMVKAGPVILAFFPKAFTGGCTKELTAYRDRYKDVEKLGGQLLAVSTDEAADLIKFKDSLKAPFAFVPDPEAKLTSLYDVKMPVMNLANRYTFVIGEDRKILKVDQGKDAVDPNGAIASCPLRKPKADAAATPAPAPAPAPAKK; the protein is encoded by the coding sequence ATGCTCACTGCCACGCTCGTCGCCGGCTTCCTCGCGGGAGCCACCCCCCAGGCTGGAGAGGTCGCGCCCGACTTCACGGTGCAGGACACCTCCGGCAAGTCCCACTCGCTCTCGGAGATGGTGAAGGCGGGCCCCGTCATCCTCGCCTTCTTCCCCAAGGCCTTCACCGGCGGCTGCACCAAGGAGCTGACGGCCTACCGCGACCGCTACAAGGACGTGGAGAAGCTCGGCGGCCAGCTGCTCGCGGTGAGCACCGACGAGGCCGCGGACCTCATCAAGTTCAAGGACTCGCTCAAGGCGCCCTTCGCCTTCGTGCCGGATCCGGAGGCCAAGCTCACGAGCCTCTACGACGTGAAGATGCCGGTGATGAACCTGGCCAACCGCTACACCTTCGTCATCGGCGAGGACCGGAAGATCCTCAAGGTGGACCAGGGCAAGGACGCGGTGGACCCCAACGGCGCCATCGCCTCGTGCCCCCTGCGCAAGCCCAAGGCGGACGCCGCGGCGACGCCCGCTCCGGCCCCGGCTCCGGCTCCGGCCAAGAAGTAG
- a CDS encoding CgeB family protein, with product MRRGHGLRIAFFGASLASAWWNGAAMYYCGILRALHARGHRITFYEPDLAGRRPGEQVPAPWARVVVYPVEDTSALERCLEEARGADVVVKASAVGAHDAWLDARVLELRSGRTQVVYWDLDAPVTLERLLGEPEAPLRALVPRYDRILTQGGGDRVVLAYRDLGARDCVPVYGAVDPDVHFPVSPEPRFDCALAFLDDRLPDLERRVESFFLRAANLLPDMPFLLGGEGWEDRPRPANVRYVGHVAPGEHNVMRGTARTVLDVSREGMARFGYSPASHLFAAAGAGACLITDGWEGIELFLEPGRECMAARDGLEVAEAVVCLTDAGVRELGQAARRRVLAEHTYAHRAVQVEALLGHVGGPGGPREHRG from the coding sequence ATGCGGCGCGGTCACGGACTTCGGATCGCCTTCTTCGGCGCGAGCCTCGCCTCGGCCTGGTGGAACGGCGCCGCCATGTACTACTGCGGCATCCTCCGGGCCCTGCACGCCCGGGGGCACCGCATCACCTTCTACGAGCCGGACCTGGCGGGCCGCCGTCCCGGGGAGCAGGTGCCCGCCCCGTGGGCGCGGGTCGTCGTCTACCCGGTGGAGGACACCTCGGCCCTGGAGCGCTGCCTGGAGGAGGCCCGGGGCGCGGACGTGGTGGTGAAGGCCAGCGCGGTGGGCGCGCACGACGCGTGGCTCGACGCGCGGGTGCTGGAGCTGCGCTCGGGGCGCACGCAGGTGGTGTACTGGGACCTGGACGCGCCGGTGACGCTGGAGCGCCTGCTCGGCGAGCCCGAGGCGCCCCTGCGCGCGCTGGTGCCGCGCTATGACCGCATCCTCACGCAGGGCGGGGGAGACCGGGTGGTGCTCGCCTACCGGGACCTGGGGGCGCGCGACTGCGTGCCGGTGTACGGCGCGGTGGATCCGGACGTGCACTTCCCCGTGTCCCCCGAGCCCCGCTTCGACTGCGCGCTGGCCTTCCTGGACGACCGGCTGCCGGACCTGGAGCGGCGCGTGGAGTCCTTCTTCCTGCGCGCGGCGAACCTGCTGCCCGACATGCCCTTCCTGCTCGGGGGCGAGGGCTGGGAGGACCGGCCCCGGCCGGCCAACGTGCGCTACGTGGGGCACGTGGCGCCCGGGGAGCACAACGTCATGCGGGGCACGGCGCGCACGGTGCTCGACGTGAGCCGCGAGGGCATGGCGCGCTTTGGCTACTCGCCCGCCTCGCACCTGTTCGCCGCGGCGGGCGCGGGCGCGTGCCTCATCACCGACGGGTGGGAGGGCATCGAGCTGTTCCTGGAGCCGGGCCGCGAGTGCATGGCGGCGCGCGACGGGCTGGAGGTGGCCGAGGCGGTCGTCTGCCTCACGGACGCGGGCGTGCGCGAGCTGGGACAGGCCGCGCGCCGCCGGGTGCTGGCCGAGCACACCTACGCGCATCGGGCCGTGCAGGTGGAGGCGTTGCTGGGCCACGTGGGGGGCCCGGGGGGACCGCGCGAGCACCGCGGGTGA
- a CDS encoding glycosyltransferase family 4 protein, whose amino-acid sequence MRRVLLSTPTGGTAWASSLALCRALGERGVAVTLATLGAPLTAAQWHGLLGLPGLRVEQSTWRAEPTDAVWEDMDAAGAWLLELEARDAPDAVHLCGARHGVLPFRRAPLVVGLDCPLAWNEAVRGASAPERDWLARWEVTRGLRAAGHVVTPSVDLLASLERHHGPLPAASVIPPGLSPADFPPARVREPFILATGAWWDEAHNLQVLEAVAPRVDWPVLVAGGREHPEGGQMRARSVRLLGELSSSAQASYLGRASLFVQPARQAWSDVAALEAGLAGCALVLADIPSLRERWEDAAVFVPPDDTDMLARALRRLVAEPALRGRMSTLARTRALAFSPERLADAYLAVYARLGEESQRVSSPLSQRARAT is encoded by the coding sequence GTGCGCCGGGTGCTGCTGTCCACCCCCACCGGGGGGACGGCATGGGCGTCCTCGCTGGCCCTGTGCCGGGCGCTGGGGGAGCGCGGCGTGGCGGTGACGCTGGCCACCCTGGGCGCGCCCCTCACCGCGGCCCAGTGGCACGGCCTGCTGGGCCTTCCCGGCCTGCGCGTGGAGCAGAGCACGTGGCGCGCGGAGCCCACCGACGCCGTCTGGGAGGACATGGACGCCGCGGGGGCGTGGCTCCTGGAATTGGAGGCGCGCGACGCGCCGGACGCCGTGCACCTGTGCGGCGCCCGCCACGGTGTGCTGCCCTTCCGGCGCGCCCCCTTGGTGGTGGGGCTCGACTGCCCCCTGGCGTGGAACGAGGCCGTGCGCGGCGCGTCGGCGCCCGAGCGCGACTGGCTCGCCCGCTGGGAGGTGACGCGGGGCCTGCGCGCCGCCGGCCATGTGGTGACGCCCTCCGTGGACCTCCTGGCCTCGCTGGAGCGCCACCACGGGCCCCTGCCCGCCGCGAGCGTCATTCCGCCCGGCCTGTCGCCCGCCGACTTCCCGCCCGCGCGCGTGCGCGAGCCCTTCATCCTCGCCACGGGCGCGTGGTGGGACGAGGCCCACAACCTCCAGGTGCTCGAGGCCGTGGCGCCCCGGGTGGACTGGCCCGTGTTGGTGGCCGGTGGCCGCGAGCACCCCGAGGGTGGCCAGATGCGGGCCCGCTCCGTGCGGCTGCTCGGCGAGCTGTCCTCCTCCGCCCAGGCCAGCTACCTCGGCCGCGCCTCGCTCTTCGTCCAGCCCGCGCGCCAGGCCTGGAGTGACGTCGCCGCGCTGGAGGCCGGACTCGCCGGGTGTGCGTTGGTGTTGGCGGACATCCCCTCGCTTCGCGAAAGGTGGGAGGACGCGGCGGTGTTCGTGCCACCGGACGACACGGACATGCTCGCGCGGGCGCTGCGCCGCCTGGTGGCCGAGCCCGCCCTGCGCGGCCGGATGTCCACCCTCGCACGCACCCGGGCCCTGGCGTTCTCTCCCGAGCGCCTGGCGGATGCCTACCTTGCGGTCTACGCCCGCCTGGGTGAGGAATCCCAGCGGGTGTCGTCCCCCCTGTCTCAACGGGCGCGGGCGACCTGA
- a CDS encoding ricin-type beta-trefoil lectin domain protein, whose translation MTRKLPALTALTALFAGMSALAAPVPAVVPMSVPEASPEVLSAMQRDLGLSPAQSMRRMAVEALAAHTEQRLAAELGDTFGGAWMNEDGSALIVAVTDESSMRQVLRQGAEPKLVTRSLAQLERMRTVLDRNAERAPRGIFAWSVDVRTNSVVVTALDEALAKGFIADSGADVEGLRVEVSREEYRPLYDIRGGDAYYPGNARCSIGFAVNGGFVTAGHCGGVGTNTTGSGVAQGTVRGSTFPGKDQAWVQTNGSWVAQPWVNNYAGGVANVAGSNEATVGSSVCRSGSTTGWRCGTIQARGATINYANGPVYGAVQTNACAEGGDSGGSWISGDQAQGVTSGGSGNCSTGGTTFFFPLKPILQEYGLTLKTSGGGSTGGKAIRSRLNNKCIDIPNSNTNDGTQLQMWDCNGTGAQSWQWYSDGSVRALGKCMDVAWGSVDAGAIIQIANCSGNPAQKFILSGAGDLVNPQANKCVDIVDHNQNSGAKLIQWTCTGANNQKWYQ comes from the coding sequence ATGACGCGTAAGCTCCCCGCTCTCACCGCCCTCACCGCCCTGTTCGCCGGCATGTCCGCCCTGGCGGCCCCCGTCCCCGCCGTGGTCCCCATGTCCGTGCCGGAGGCCTCGCCCGAGGTGCTCTCCGCGATGCAGCGCGACCTGGGGCTCAGCCCCGCGCAGTCCATGCGCCGCATGGCGGTGGAGGCGCTCGCGGCGCACACCGAGCAGCGCCTGGCGGCGGAGCTGGGGGACACGTTCGGTGGCGCGTGGATGAACGAGGACGGGAGCGCCCTCATCGTGGCCGTCACCGACGAGTCCAGCATGCGTCAGGTGCTGCGCCAGGGCGCCGAGCCCAAGCTCGTGACGCGCTCGCTGGCCCAGCTGGAGCGGATGCGCACCGTGCTGGACCGCAACGCCGAGCGCGCGCCCCGCGGCATCTTCGCCTGGAGCGTGGACGTGCGGACCAACAGCGTGGTGGTGACGGCGCTGGACGAGGCGCTCGCCAAGGGCTTCATCGCCGACAGCGGCGCGGACGTGGAGGGCCTGCGCGTGGAGGTGTCGCGCGAGGAGTACCGCCCCCTGTACGACATCCGTGGCGGTGACGCGTACTACCCGGGCAACGCGCGCTGCTCCATCGGCTTCGCGGTGAACGGCGGCTTCGTGACCGCGGGCCACTGTGGCGGCGTGGGCACCAACACCACCGGCAGCGGCGTGGCGCAGGGCACCGTGCGCGGCTCCACCTTCCCCGGCAAGGACCAGGCCTGGGTGCAGACCAACGGCTCGTGGGTGGCCCAGCCCTGGGTGAACAACTACGCGGGCGGCGTGGCCAATGTCGCCGGCTCCAACGAGGCCACGGTGGGCAGCTCCGTCTGTCGCTCGGGCTCCACGACGGGCTGGCGCTGTGGAACCATCCAGGCGCGCGGCGCGACCATCAACTACGCGAACGGCCCGGTGTACGGCGCCGTGCAGACCAACGCCTGCGCCGAGGGCGGTGACTCGGGTGGCTCGTGGATCTCCGGTGACCAGGCCCAGGGCGTGACCTCGGGCGGCTCGGGCAACTGCTCCACCGGCGGCACCACCTTCTTCTTCCCGCTCAAGCCCATCCTCCAGGAGTACGGCCTGACGCTGAAGACCTCGGGCGGCGGCAGCACGGGCGGCAAGGCCATCCGCTCGCGGCTGAACAACAAGTGCATCGACATCCCCAACTCGAACACGAACGACGGCACGCAGCTGCAGATGTGGGACTGCAACGGCACGGGCGCGCAGAGCTGGCAGTGGTACTCGGATGGCTCGGTCCGCGCGCTGGGCAAGTGCATGGACGTGGCCTGGGGCTCGGTGGACGCGGGCGCCATCATCCAGATCGCCAACTGCAGCGGCAACCCGGCCCAGAAGTTCATCCTCAGCGGCGCGGGGGACCTGGTGAACCCCCAGGCCAACAAGTGCGTGGACATCGTGGACCACAACCAGAACAGCGGCGCCAAGCTCATCCAGTGGACCTGCACCGGCGCCAACAACCAGAAGTGGTACCAGTAG
- a CDS encoding amidohydrolase family protein gives MGTLLKGGIVVELEPACVERVDLRVEGDRIVARGPDLAAAPDDEVLALSGKLVFPGLVSAHQRLYASLGRGMPRPKLDGYQELLEKVRWRYEDALDLDAVQVAATAGGLEALQCGTTTLFDLHSSPRAVQGALMRVGRGLHEVGVRGVLSYAVTDRRGALGREEGLEETVAFARKARGRLRGQVGSAPLFTVGKEALEGLAEALKGSGTGLHVPLAEDPLDETLSTERFGASPVTRLVEGGLVSAQTVLAHVGHLAWPELAQLLPTGAWLAHTPRSNMEAEVGYAPALKFGHRATLGADGVSADMFAEAQAAWLRSRDAGQPIDVLRYLANGQRLASQAFGLQLGPMREGAVADLLVMDYLPATPLTADNLAWHVAFGLGSRHVESVMVDGVWRVWARRPLSVNPSVVAEQAREAAASVWARMGEK, from the coding sequence GTGGGCACGCTCCTGAAGGGTGGCATCGTTGTCGAACTCGAGCCGGCGTGCGTCGAGCGCGTGGACCTGCGCGTCGAGGGCGATCGCATCGTGGCGCGCGGACCGGACCTGGCCGCCGCGCCGGATGACGAGGTGCTCGCGCTCTCGGGCAAGCTCGTCTTCCCGGGGCTGGTGAGCGCGCACCAGCGGCTCTACGCCAGCCTGGGCCGGGGCATGCCCCGGCCGAAGCTGGACGGCTACCAGGAGCTCCTGGAGAAGGTGCGCTGGCGCTACGAGGACGCGCTGGACCTGGACGCGGTGCAGGTGGCCGCGACGGCCGGCGGCCTGGAGGCGCTGCAGTGCGGCACCACCACCCTGTTCGACCTGCACTCCTCGCCCCGGGCCGTCCAGGGCGCGCTGATGCGGGTGGGCCGGGGCCTGCACGAGGTGGGTGTGCGGGGCGTGTTGTCCTACGCCGTCACGGACCGCCGGGGCGCGCTGGGGCGGGAAGAGGGGCTGGAGGAGACGGTGGCCTTCGCGCGCAAGGCGCGGGGCCGGCTGCGCGGGCAGGTGGGCTCGGCGCCGCTCTTCACCGTGGGCAAGGAGGCCCTGGAGGGGCTGGCCGAGGCCTTGAAGGGCTCGGGCACGGGCCTGCACGTGCCCCTGGCGGAGGATCCGCTCGACGAGACGCTGTCCACGGAGCGCTTTGGCGCCTCGCCGGTGACGCGGCTGGTGGAGGGCGGGCTGGTGTCGGCGCAGACGGTGCTGGCGCACGTGGGCCACCTGGCGTGGCCGGAGCTGGCGCAGCTGCTGCCCACGGGGGCGTGGCTGGCGCACACCCCGCGCTCCAACATGGAGGCCGAGGTGGGCTACGCCCCGGCCCTGAAGTTCGGCCACCGGGCCACGCTGGGCGCGGACGGGGTGAGCGCGGACATGTTCGCCGAGGCGCAGGCGGCCTGGCTGCGCTCGCGCGACGCGGGGCAGCCCATCGACGTGCTGCGCTACCTGGCCAACGGCCAGCGCCTGGCCTCGCAGGCCTTCGGGCTGCAACTGGGCCCCATGCGCGAGGGCGCGGTGGCGGATCTGCTCGTCATGGACTACCTGCCGGCCACGCCGCTCACCGCGGACAACCTCGCCTGGCACGTGGCGTTCGGCCTGGGCTCGCGCCACGTGGAGTCGGTCATGGTGGACGGGGTGTGGCGGGTGTGGGCGCGCCGGCCCCTGTCCGTCAACCCGAGCGTGGTGGCCGAGCAGGCCCGCGAAGCCGCCGCGTCCGTGTGGGCGCGCATGGGCGAGAAGTGA